From Carya illinoinensis cultivar Pawnee chromosome 5, C.illinoinensisPawnee_v1, whole genome shotgun sequence, one genomic window encodes:
- the LOC122309364 gene encoding (-)-germacrene D synthase-like, giving the protein MSLLPVSGIPSQTQNPSISVVKRPLATFHPSIWGDHFISYNSKSMEISSESLEKVQRLKEKVQSLLMAPVDDISQKLELIDAIQRLGVSYHFESEIDTILQQIHNNGDDTGDSDDLYTVSLRFRLLRQQGYNTPSDVFSKFKDSEGNFEESIIHDVRGILSLYEASHMRVRGEDILDEALHFTTTQLESMVSNLNPSVAAQVRRALERPLRKWMPRLEARHYFSTYPETASFNEVVLNFAKLDFNIIQRLHQKEVSELSRRWKEDLGVPEKISYVRDRVVELYFMWILGPYFEPQYSHGRMMLGKVASVVSIMDDTYDAYGTFEELKLFTDAIIRWDNCCIEQLPEYMKSTYQALLDITKEIEEEMSKEGRIYGLYYTKEAIKRLAQAYLLEAKWMKEKYIPTVEEYMSNALVTGGYSTLVTLSFLGMGDATKEVFDWACGNPKIVKAAETICRLMDDLVSTEFEQERGHVVSALDCYMKQHGVSKHEAEEEFKKQIEDAWKDINSEFLKPTQVPKHFLDRVLNLARVMDVVYKDDDAYTNVTQVIVDGITSLLVDPVPI; this is encoded by the exons ATGTCCCTGCTTCCAGTTTCAGGGATTCCTTCCCAAACCCAGAATCCAAGTATTTCTGTTGTAAAACGCCCGTTGGCAACTTTTCACCCAAGCATTTGGGgagatc atTTCATCTCTTATAATAGCAAGTCCATG GAGATTTCCTCTGAGAGCTTGGAGAAAGTTCAAAGGCTGAAAGAAAAAGTGCAGAGCTTGCTGATGGCTCCCGTCGATGATATATCACAAAAGTTGGAGCTGATTGATGCGATCCAACGCTTAGGCGTGTCTTACCATtttgaaagtgagattgataccATACTCCAACAAATTCACAACAATGGTGACGACACTGGAGACTCTGACGACCTCTACACTGTTTCTCTCCGTTTTCGCTTACTGAGGCAGCAGGGTTATAACACTCCGAGTG ATGTTTTCAGCAAGTTTAAGGACAGTGAAGGGAACTTCGAGGAATCAATTATTCACGATGTGCGAGGTATTTTAAGCCTTTATGAAGCTTCGCATATGAGGGTGCGTGGAGAAGATATACTTGATGAAGCACTTCATTTTACTACAACGCAACTCGAGTCGATGGTGAGTAATTTAAACCCTTCTGTTGCTGCACAAGTGCGTCGTGCCTTAGAGCGGCCGCTTCGAAAATGGATGCCAAGGTTAGAGGCGAGACATTATTTTTCTACCTACCCAGAAACTGCTTCATTTAATGAAGTTGTTCTCAACTTCGCTAAGTTGGATTTTAACATAATACAACGGCTACACCAGAAGGAAGTTTCCGAGCTCTCGAG GCGGTGGAAAGAAGATTTAGGGGTCCCGGAAAAGATATCGTATGTCCGAGATAGAGTGGTGGAGTTGTACTTCATGTGGATTTTGGGACCGTACTTTGAACCCCAATATTCTCATGGGAGGATGATGCTTGGCAAAGTGGCCTCCGTGGTCTCAATAATGGATGATACATATGATGCCTATGGTACATTTGAAGAGCTTAAACTCTTTACGGATGCAATTATAAG GTGGGATAACTGCTGCATAGAGCAACTCCCAGAGTACATGAAATCTACCTATCAAGCACTCTTGGATATTACTAAGGAAATTGAGGAAGAGATGTCCAAAGAAGGAAGGATATACGGCCTTTACTATACAAAGGAAGCA ATCAAAAGGCTAGCTCAAGCCTACCTTCTTGAAGCCAAATGgatgaaggaaaaatatatacCCACGGTGGAGGAGTACATGAGTAACGCCCTAGTAACCGGTGGCTACTCTACACTTGTAACCTTATCTTTTCTTGGCATGGGAGATGCAACAAAGGAGGTCTTCGATTGGGCCTGCGGTAACCCTAAGATTGTTAAAGCAGCAGAAACGATATGCAGACTCATGGATGACCTTGTTTCTACTGAG TTTGAGCAAGAGAGAGGACACGTTGTCTCTGCCCTCGACTGCTATATGAAGCAGCACGGTGTCTCAAAGCATGAGGCAGAAGAAGAATTTAAGAAGCAGATCGAGGATGCATGGAAAGATATTAACAGCGAGTTCCTTAAACCTACTCAAGTGCCAAAGCATTTCCTAGATCGCGTTCTCAATCTCGCACGCGTAATGGATGTTGTTTACAAGGATGATGATGCATACACAAACGTTACACAAGTGATAGTAGACGGTATCACTTCATTGCTTGTTGATCCGGTGCCGATATGA